The following are encoded together in the Capsulimonas corticalis genome:
- a CDS encoding DinB family protein, whose product MLETIASPAREALDGAKSVTLSSRDLLLATFSFIPDEKLNWSPSPTARTPIQIAAHCAAANAAFATLFQGKPWPLSLNPAEAFEQMRVVPAGINSRESVVKLLEDTVADVIASLEIAGPEALDTNLTTAFGEMPFRFWMTIPADHMSGHTRQIDYLQTIWGDLIDHR is encoded by the coding sequence ATGTTAGAGACCATTGCATCGCCCGCGCGGGAAGCGCTTGACGGCGCCAAGAGCGTTACATTGAGTTCCCGAGACTTGCTGCTGGCCACGTTCTCCTTTATTCCCGATGAGAAGCTGAACTGGTCGCCATCGCCGACCGCCCGCACGCCCATACAGATCGCGGCGCACTGCGCCGCCGCCAACGCCGCCTTCGCCACCCTGTTTCAGGGCAAACCCTGGCCGCTTTCATTGAACCCGGCCGAAGCCTTTGAGCAAATGCGCGTCGTTCCTGCGGGCATCAATTCGCGCGAATCGGTGGTTAAACTCCTCGAAGACACCGTCGCCGACGTGATCGCGTCACTAGAGATCGCCGGGCCGGAGGCTCTGGACACAAACCTCACGACGGCGTTCGGAGAGATGCCCTTCCGTTTCTGGATGACCATTCCCGCCGACCACATGTCCGGCCATACGCGCCAGATCGACTACCTGCAAACCATCTGGGGCGACCTCATCGACCACCGTTAA
- a CDS encoding SRPBCC family protein, which produces MSSDRIEKQIELKAPVSRVWRALTDYQEFGEWFRVKLDGPFEPGKVSTGHITYPGYEHVQWNSVVQKIEPERLFSFTWRPYAIDPSVDYSAETPTLVEFTLEPAPNGALLRLTESGFNNVPSSRREEAFRMNDGGWTEQMKNIEQHIAQTPLLV; this is translated from the coding sequence ATGTCGAGCGATCGTATTGAGAAACAGATTGAGTTAAAAGCGCCCGTGTCCCGCGTGTGGCGCGCTCTGACGGACTATCAAGAATTTGGGGAGTGGTTTCGCGTGAAGCTGGACGGACCGTTCGAACCGGGGAAGGTTTCGACCGGTCACATCACCTATCCGGGCTACGAGCATGTCCAGTGGAACTCCGTCGTGCAGAAGATCGAGCCGGAGCGCCTCTTCTCCTTTACCTGGCGTCCCTACGCCATCGATCCCAGCGTGGACTATTCCGCCGAAACTCCCACGCTTGTCGAGTTTACTTTGGAGCCCGCCCCCAACGGCGCGCTCCTGCGCCTGACGGAATCCGGCTTCAACAACGTTCCCAGCAGTCGCCGCGAGGAAGCGTTCCGCATGAATGACGGCGGCTGGACGGAGCAGATGAAGAACATCGAGCAGCACATCGCGCAAACACCGTTATTGGTGTGA